Proteins encoded together in one Amphritea japonica ATCC BAA-1530 window:
- the modC gene encoding molybdenum ABC transporter ATP-binding protein, producing MSLYCRFKGSLGQFELDADIELPESGVSVLFGPSGCGKTSLLRCLAGLSRLEGQFDINGESWQNDKHFLPVHKRPVGYVFQEASLFPHLSVRANLLFGHKRVKRSQKANGYISFDRLVELLSLGPLLERSVVRLSGGERQRIAIARALLTNPRLLLMDEPLSALDSHNKAEIICYLERLQRELTIPIIYVTHSHEEVSRLADYVVVMEAGRTVAAGEVNAIFSRLDLPIQHDEIAGSVLNGVIAEADHQWGLVRIGVSGESIWCRDTGLQSGDHVRVRVLARDVSIALNPLVGSSILNCLQAQITEIKDDVAHSIALVRIKISDSQGEQYIVARLSRRSISQLDLQVGKKIWAQIKSVAVM from the coding sequence CGGGCCCTCAGGCTGTGGTAAAACCTCTCTGTTACGTTGTCTGGCGGGGCTTAGTCGCCTGGAAGGGCAGTTTGATATCAATGGGGAAAGCTGGCAGAACGATAAGCATTTCTTGCCGGTGCATAAGCGGCCTGTAGGCTATGTATTTCAGGAAGCGTCGCTGTTTCCCCATCTGAGTGTGCGGGCTAATTTGTTATTCGGTCATAAGCGGGTGAAAAGATCCCAGAAGGCGAATGGCTATATCTCTTTCGATCGGCTGGTCGAGTTACTATCACTCGGTCCACTACTCGAGCGTTCAGTGGTAAGGCTGTCGGGAGGTGAGCGTCAGCGTATCGCGATTGCCCGGGCGTTGCTAACAAATCCTCGTCTGCTTTTGATGGATGAACCTCTGTCAGCTTTGGATAGCCATAATAAAGCTGAAATCATTTGCTATCTTGAGCGACTGCAGCGTGAACTGACAATTCCCATAATCTATGTCACTCACTCCCATGAAGAGGTGTCTCGACTGGCGGATTATGTTGTTGTGATGGAAGCCGGCAGAACGGTTGCTGCAGGGGAGGTAAATGCGATATTTTCCCGACTTGATCTGCCGATTCAACATGATGAGATTGCTGGCTCTGTTCTCAACGGCGTGATTGCTGAGGCCGACCATCAGTGGGGGTTAGTGAGAATAGGTGTATCTGGCGAGTCAATCTGGTGTCGGGATACAGGGCTACAGTCAGGAGACCATGTCAGAGTAAGGGTTCTGGCTCGGGATGTCAGTATTGCGCTGAATCCGCTGGTTGGCAGTAGTATTCTTAATTGTTTGCAAGCGCAGATAACAGAGATAAAAGATGATGTTGCTCACTCGATAGCGTTGGTTCGGATAAAAATCAGCGACTCTCAAGGAGAACAATATATTGTTGCCAGACTCAGTCGCCGGTCCATCTCCCAGTTAGATCTACAGGTTGGGAAAAAAATCTGGGCGCAGATTAAATCTGTAGCGGTGATGTGA
- a CDS encoding ABC transporter permease yields the protein MALPSYAGPLETFWYYAFRAFCGLVFIFLISPLLIIIPLSFNIEPYFSFTEGMLAFEPDAYSMRWYKEFFTSDRWMNAIQNTFIVAICSTILSMILGTLAALGLSRSELPFKGLIMGLLISPMIVPLIISAAGMFFFYSSLGVSQSYLGLILAHTALGTPFVVITVTATLSGFDHNLVRAATSLGATPTYAFFKITVPLIMTGVISGGLFALMTSVDEVVVALFIAGAEQRTVPMQMWAGIREQISPTILAVATLLVCMSILLLTTVEYLRRRSETIRGITPQ from the coding sequence ATGGCACTTCCATCTTATGCAGGGCCCTTGGAAACATTCTGGTACTACGCTTTTCGTGCCTTTTGTGGGTTAGTGTTTATTTTTCTGATTTCGCCTCTGCTTATTATTATTCCTTTGTCGTTTAATATTGAGCCCTATTTTAGTTTTACAGAAGGGATGTTGGCATTTGAACCTGATGCCTACTCAATGCGCTGGTATAAGGAATTTTTTACCAGCGACCGCTGGATGAATGCGATCCAGAACACCTTTATTGTCGCTATTTGTTCAACCATTCTGTCGATGATTTTAGGTACGCTGGCGGCCCTAGGGCTGAGTCGTTCAGAACTGCCATTCAAAGGTCTGATCATGGGGTTATTGATCTCCCCGATGATTGTTCCGCTGATCATATCAGCAGCAGGGATGTTCTTTTTCTATTCATCCCTGGGAGTCTCACAAAGCTACTTAGGTTTGATTCTGGCGCATACCGCCTTAGGCACACCCTTTGTAGTGATTACTGTGACAGCAACTCTGAGCGGCTTTGACCACAACCTGGTCAGAGCAGCCACCAGCTTAGGGGCAACGCCCACTTATGCTTTCTTTAAAATTACGGTTCCACTGATTATGACCGGTGTTATTTCCGGAGGCTTGTTTGCTTTGATGACATCTGTTGATGAGGTAGTGGTTGCACTATTCATTGCCGGCGCTGAACAAAGAACGGTGCCGATGCAAATGTGGGCTGGTATTCGCGAGCAGATTAGCCCAACCATTCTGGCTGTGGCAACTTTGTTAGTCTGTATGTCGATATTACTGCTTACCACAGTGGAATACCTGCGACGCAGATCTGAAACCATCCGGGGTATCACACCGCAATAA